In Bacillus sp. (in: firmicutes), a single genomic region encodes these proteins:
- a CDS encoding aminotransferase class V-fold PLP-dependent enzyme, protein MSNKKVNMGTQAVWSGEKDVLVHGATQVPVVVSVAYNYDDMDEWYDVATGKKPGHIYGRNTNPTVQAFEEKVRIMEGAEAATSFSTGMAAISNIFYTFLRPGDRIVSIKDTYGGTNKIFTEFLPQMNIEIVLCETGNHEEMEREIEKGCKIVYLESPTNPTVKITDIERIAKKGKEVGALVVVDNTFATPINQKPLELGADLVLHSATKFLGGHEDALGGVVCGSKELIEPIYHYREINGATLDPWS, encoded by the coding sequence CATGGGTACACAAGCTGTATGGTCAGGAGAAAAAGACGTATTAGTGCATGGAGCCACACAAGTTCCGGTCGTGGTAAGTGTCGCTTACAACTATGATGACATGGACGAATGGTATGATGTTGCGACTGGAAAAAAACCGGGACATATCTACGGAAGAAATACGAACCCGACAGTACAAGCCTTTGAAGAAAAAGTGAGAATCATGGAAGGGGCAGAAGCTGCCACAAGTTTTTCAACAGGAATGGCTGCCATTAGCAACATATTTTATACATTCTTGAGACCAGGTGATCGGATTGTTTCAATCAAAGATACGTATGGCGGTACAAATAAAATTTTTACTGAATTTTTGCCGCAAATGAACATTGAAATCGTATTATGCGAAACCGGCAATCATGAAGAAATGGAAAGAGAAATTGAAAAGGGCTGTAAAATCGTTTATTTGGAATCGCCAACAAATCCGACTGTAAAAATTACGGATATTGAAAGAATAGCGAAAAAAGGAAAAGAAGTCGGTGCGCTTGTTGTGGTGGATAACACATTTGCCACACCAATTAATCAAAAACCGCTTGAACTCGGCGCAGATCTTGTCCTTCATAGTGCAACGAAATTCTTGGGCGGTCATGAGGATGCACTTGGTGGTGTCGTTTGCGGATCGAAGGAATTAATTGAACCAATTTATCATTACCGTGAAATTAATGGTGCCACATTGGATCCTTGGTC